GCTCGACGCGCCGCTGGGATCCACGTCCGAGACCGTCGCGACGACCTGGGTGTCGGCGGCCGTCGAGCTGATCCAGACGGTGGCGTCGATGGGACCCGAGATGGCGTACGGCGCGGCGAACGGCGGGGTCGTGAACGTGGCCCCCAGAACCTCGCTCGGCCGATTGTCGTTCTCGCACAGCCAGCCGGACACCAGGCCCGCCGTCCACTGCGTGGTCGACCGGGAGCAGGTCCCGTTGACCGGGATCCAGGGCAGCGTCACCGTCGTGTCTCCGCTGTCCACTGCCGGAGCGAGCGATCCGGCGTACAGGGCGGCTCCGCTGCCCGGCGCCGCGGACAGATACCAGGAACGATACGTGGTGCGCGACGCGGGGTACCTCGTGTCGGGAGCCCATTTCCCCGCGCCGAGATAGTAGGTCTCCACTGCGGGGAAGGTGTCGATCCCGTTGCCGATTCCCTTGAGCCAGTGATCGAACCACGCGAGCTGCAGGTTGTTGAGGCTGGGCAGCAGATTGCCCTTGGTATCGTAGACCGGGTTG
This sequence is a window from Deltaproteobacteria bacterium. Protein-coding genes within it:
- a CDS encoding CocE/NonD family hydrolase: NPVYDTKGNLLPSLNNLQLAWFDHWLKGIGNGIDTFPAVETYYLGAGKWAPDTRYPASRTTYRSWYLSAAPGSGAALYAGSLAPAVDSGDTTVTLPWIPVNGTCSRSTTQWTAGLVSGWLCENDNRPSEVLGATFTTPPFAAPYAISGPIDATVWISSTAADTQVVATVSDVDPSGASSQITAGTLVASLRALTTTPCRSIVADCSVYAKGHLIEPWHPYTRASQVALTPGVPTPLEIEIFPTSAVIEPGHSLRLTITTGDFPHETPTSSTVVDSAGGIDTLYIGPDHPSSIYLGTVSPAPVS